One Candidatus Binataceae bacterium genomic region harbors:
- a CDS encoding NIPSNAP family protein has translation MIHELRIYHCLPGRLPALLKRFEGATLKLFDKHGFRQLGFWTVGIGQSNQDLIYILGWESLAERDQKWAAFQRDPEWIAARDASEASGPIVANISNSILYPTSFSAAK, from the coding sequence ATGATCCATGAACTACGTATCTATCATTGCCTGCCCGGCCGCCTGCCCGCGCTGCTTAAGCGCTTTGAGGGCGCCACTTTGAAGCTGTTCGACAAGCATGGCTTTCGTCAACTTGGCTTTTGGACCGTGGGCATTGGCCAGTCCAATCAGGATCTAATTTACATCCTAGGCTGGGAATCGCTCGCCGAGCGGGACCAGAAATGGGCGGCGTTTCAGCGCGATCCCGAATGGATCGCGGCTCGAGACGCCAGCGAGGCCAGTGGACCGATTGTCGCCAATATCAGCAACTCGATTCTGTACCCAACCAGTTTTTCGGCCGCCAAGTAA